In Pseudoalteromonas sp. NC201, a single window of DNA contains:
- a CDS encoding sensor histidine kinase: MLQKSLSKKLLTNVLSVYFLLTFVVTCGQIVAEYVNTKDYIRNELTMLQKTFSRSLTRAIWELNTKQTVTTAEGLLAIPMIEGIIVRDDSGEIISQLGRSLDIHELYSQQLVQEEAIIEDTPSGLFGYTFPLIFEFSGRATQVGDVTLFSSREVVFSRIMISIYFLIGNAMIKTTFLIILFLIAFRKLLTEPLSDLTEQIEDFEVDNVDGHKIDIGAKERNELKIMEEAFNKLIDKVSEYRKKLDQTQKELLISNEKLDQHNIQLEQEVARKTSNLSQAMMDLQQQKYELEKQKLTLTEEIDLRKQTEEELLTKQKELEKYVDELNMAQERLVGSEKMAALGGLVAGITHDINTPVGIGVTATSFLQERLDQLEAAYNGKTLSPKALEEFISEAKQSASLLTTNLDRASELVASFKQIAVDQASEAVRTINLKQYLGEVIRSLHPKLKKTHHQVNIECPEDMTLNLPAGAISQIFTNLIMNSLIHGFENQDQGQIDIKIKEDNGMVNIVYKDNGKGVSKAQLDRLFDPFFTTKRDQGGSGLGTHITLNLVKQTLNGDIEVNSEEGKGLTYYISFPKDLQKPMAMFS; this comes from the coding sequence ATGCTGCAAAAAAGCCTCTCAAAAAAATTGCTCACCAATGTGCTGTCGGTTTACTTCCTTCTAACCTTTGTCGTCACATGTGGTCAAATCGTTGCCGAATACGTCAATACTAAAGACTATATTCGCAATGAACTTACTATGCTGCAAAAAACCTTTAGCCGCAGTTTGACCCGTGCCATATGGGAACTCAATACGAAGCAGACCGTTACTACGGCTGAGGGGCTACTTGCGATCCCCATGATCGAAGGAATTATTGTACGAGATGACAGCGGCGAAATTATTTCACAGCTTGGCCGCTCACTAGATATTCACGAGCTGTATAGCCAACAGCTTGTTCAAGAAGAAGCAATAATCGAAGATACGCCATCCGGTTTGTTTGGTTATACGTTTCCATTGATTTTTGAATTCTCGGGACGCGCAACACAAGTCGGCGACGTAACATTATTTTCTAGCCGAGAGGTGGTCTTTAGTCGCATCATGATCTCTATCTACTTTTTGATAGGTAATGCGATGATCAAGACAACATTCTTGATTATTCTATTTTTAATTGCCTTCAGAAAGCTACTTACCGAACCATTAAGCGATCTCACCGAACAAATTGAAGACTTTGAGGTCGACAACGTTGATGGCCATAAAATAGATATCGGCGCAAAAGAGCGTAATGAACTAAAGATCATGGAAGAGGCATTCAATAAGCTAATTGATAAGGTCTCTGAATATCGTAAAAAGCTCGATCAAACTCAAAAAGAGCTTTTGATCAGCAATGAAAAACTTGATCAACATAACATTCAGCTGGAACAAGAAGTCGCACGTAAGACCTCAAACCTGAGCCAAGCGATGATGGATCTTCAGCAACAAAAATATGAATTAGAAAAGCAGAAGTTAACGCTCACAGAAGAGATTGATTTAAGAAAACAAACAGAAGAAGAACTATTAACGAAACAAAAAGAACTTGAGAAATACGTAGATGAGCTGAACATGGCACAAGAGCGCTTAGTCGGCTCTGAAAAAATGGCGGCACTTGGTGGTCTCGTTGCCGGTATTACGCACGATATTAATACCCCCGTTGGTATTGGCGTGACTGCGACGTCGTTCTTACAGGAGCGTTTAGATCAGCTTGAGGCGGCTTACAACGGAAAAACCTTATCACCAAAAGCGTTAGAAGAATTCATTAGCGAAGCAAAGCAAAGTGCTAGCCTACTTACAACCAATTTAGACCGCGCATCTGAGCTTGTCGCAAGCTTTAAACAAATTGCAGTCGATCAGGCCAGTGAGGCGGTTCGTACCATTAACCTGAAGCAATACCTTGGTGAAGTGATCCGCTCATTACATCCAAAATTGAAGAAAACTCATCATCAAGTGAATATTGAGTGCCCTGAAGACATGACGCTAAATTTACCAGCTGGGGCAATTAGCCAAATATTCACTAATCTGATCATGAACTCTTTGATCCACGGTTTTGAAAATCAAGACCAAGGACAAATAGATATTAAGATTAAAGAAGACAATGGTATGGTAAATATCGTCTACAAAGACAACGGCAAGGGCGTAAGTAAAGCCCAACTAGACCGGTTGTTTGACCCCTTCTTTACGACCAAACGCGATCAAGGTGGCAGTGGGCTCGGTACCCATATTACCTTAAACCTCGTAAAACAAACCTTGAATGGGGATATCGAAGTAAATAGTGAAGAAGGCAAAGGCCTCACCTACTACATCAGTTTCCCAAAAGACTTACAAAAACCAATGGCGATGTTTAGCTAA
- the rdgC gene encoding recombination-associated protein RdgC: MWFSNLICYKFKQDVTYAQEDFEKALEQDIFRPCGSQDMTTFGWTKAFGKHGQMLSHFSQDSILVCAKREEKVLPAAVVNEMVAEKIEQIEQQENRPVKKKEKDDIKENILATLLPQAFKKSSLQFAFIDQKSGWVIVNSASFNKAEELLALLRKSLGTLPVVPAFANYDLDLQLTHWLTEFSAPEGFAIGTDAELQEPDDNGAQVKLKQHDLSSDEIKTHLENGKRVTKLALDWRERVKFVLQNDGTLKRLSYAEALKDQNADIPKEDLAVKLDADFILVSEEIKELLEDLTKGLGDDEGLES, encoded by the coding sequence ATGTGGTTCAGTAACTTAATCTGCTACAAATTCAAACAAGATGTAACTTACGCACAAGAAGATTTCGAAAAAGCACTCGAGCAGGATATTTTTCGTCCTTGTGGTAGCCAAGACATGACCACTTTTGGCTGGACAAAAGCCTTCGGTAAACATGGTCAGATGCTTTCACATTTTTCTCAAGACAGTATCTTAGTTTGTGCTAAGCGTGAAGAAAAGGTGCTTCCTGCAGCCGTAGTCAATGAAATGGTCGCCGAAAAAATTGAGCAAATAGAGCAACAAGAAAATCGTCCAGTAAAGAAAAAAGAAAAAGACGATATCAAGGAAAATATCCTAGCCACTTTATTGCCTCAAGCGTTTAAAAAATCGAGCCTACAATTTGCTTTTATCGACCAAAAATCAGGTTGGGTGATTGTAAATAGTGCCAGCTTCAATAAAGCGGAAGAACTACTTGCACTACTGCGTAAGTCTCTGGGCACGCTTCCTGTTGTACCTGCGTTTGCAAACTATGATTTAGACTTACAGCTAACACACTGGCTCACCGAGTTTAGTGCACCTGAAGGCTTTGCAATAGGCACCGACGCTGAGTTGCAAGAGCCAGACGACAACGGCGCTCAAGTCAAGTTAAAACAACATGACCTTTCATCAGACGAAATCAAAACGCACCTAGAAAACGGTAAACGTGTGACTAAACTCGCGTTAGATTGGCGTGAGCGCGTGAAATTCGTTTTACAAAACGATGGTACATTAAAACGTTTAAGCTATGCAGAAGCACTTAAAGACCAAAATGCAGATATCCCAAAAGAAGATCTAGCCGTTAAACTTGATGCTGACTTTATTTTGGTATCGGAAGAAATCAAAGAGTTGTTAGAAGATCTAACCAAAGGTCTTGGTGACGACGAAGGCCTAGAGTCTTAA
- a CDS encoding EamA family transporter, which produces MNVKSISLALIVVIIWGLNFSVIKFGLAELPPILFSGLRFLVVAIPAVFFIPFPNTSVWNVLGVGLFLGVLKFSLLFIAMESNASAGIASLLLQAQVIFTILLSVLLLKETMDRFQVVGISIATFGFSLFFINSSGSTTMLGAVLILFAALFWSFSNLIMKRLQDVNLLHFIVWVSLVPPLPLFTLSYFIETDAPLTLLLNTTTQSWLSIAYVGYISTLIAFAIWGWLLKNHKAAAVTPFALLIPIVGIVGSALLLNERLMLIEAIGGGFILCGLTISVTAARISKIFRKPQTEAIP; this is translated from the coding sequence GTGAATGTAAAAAGCATTTCATTGGCTTTAATAGTAGTGATAATTTGGGGGCTTAACTTTTCGGTCATTAAATTTGGCCTAGCAGAGTTACCTCCTATTTTATTCTCAGGCTTGCGTTTTTTGGTAGTCGCGATCCCAGCAGTATTCTTCATTCCTTTTCCTAACACGTCGGTATGGAACGTACTCGGGGTTGGGCTATTTTTAGGTGTGCTTAAGTTTAGCTTGCTGTTTATTGCGATGGAATCAAATGCATCAGCCGGCATTGCTTCTTTGCTGCTACAAGCCCAAGTCATTTTCACGATTTTGCTAAGTGTTTTGTTGTTAAAGGAAACCATGGATCGCTTTCAAGTGGTAGGGATTAGCATTGCAACGTTTGGCTTTAGTTTGTTTTTTATCAACTCCTCTGGGTCAACGACAATGTTGGGCGCGGTACTCATTCTATTCGCGGCATTATTTTGGTCGTTTTCAAACCTCATTATGAAGCGCCTGCAAGACGTGAATTTACTCCATTTTATTGTTTGGGTAAGCCTAGTGCCGCCGTTGCCACTTTTTACACTGTCTTATTTTATTGAAACTGACGCCCCATTGACCTTACTACTAAACACTACAACACAGTCTTGGTTATCCATTGCCTATGTGGGTTATATCTCGACACTGATTGCATTCGCAATATGGGGGTGGCTACTTAAAAATCACAAGGCCGCAGCAGTGACGCCTTTTGCTTTATTAATCCCTATTGTCGGCATTGTAGGTTCAGCCTTATTACTTAATGAGCGATTGATGCTAATTGAAGCCATCGGGGGTGGTTTTATTTTATGTGGCTTAACGATTTCAGTTACAGCTGCTCGGATAAGTAAAATATTTAGAAAGCCCCAGACCGAGGCTATCCCCTAA
- a CDS encoding HDOD domain-containing protein, which produces MSTENALLTILTDRINNDTLVLPTLPEIAVRVRQAADDPEINLMQMADVISHDPALAARMIKVANSAFMGRSVKVNTLNQAVTRIGLRQIKNIATAMAMEQLFVSNNKLIKTYMDKAWQKTLKVACQAITTMDFYLRVNKHTSLNKDTITLASLVFNIGVLPILTEAERHPEVFANPSFLAHAIQKLGGKIGGAIMREWEFTDEFVEVAESWANPNYRPEHVCYVDFIRVGAIVEGILQVSDKSAALKQYEEKGVIREVNMFADDTYLHVLEDVKTMFA; this is translated from the coding sequence ATGTCTACAGAAAATGCTTTGCTCACGATTCTAACTGACAGAATTAATAACGATACCTTGGTATTGCCGACATTACCTGAAATTGCAGTGCGGGTTAGGCAAGCGGCAGATGACCCTGAAATTAACTTGATGCAGATGGCAGATGTTATTTCTCACGACCCAGCCCTTGCAGCACGTATGATCAAAGTTGCCAACAGCGCATTTATGGGCCGTTCGGTGAAGGTAAACACCTTAAACCAAGCAGTAACTCGTATCGGTCTCAGACAAATCAAGAATATAGCGACTGCAATGGCGATGGAGCAGCTATTTGTTTCTAATAACAAGCTTATTAAAACTTACATGGACAAAGCTTGGCAGAAAACGCTAAAAGTTGCTTGCCAAGCGATAACAACGATGGATTTTTATCTTCGCGTCAATAAGCACACGTCGCTTAACAAAGATACAATCACGCTGGCTTCTTTGGTGTTTAATATCGGTGTTTTACCGATTTTGACGGAGGCCGAACGTCACCCTGAAGTGTTTGCCAATCCAAGCTTTTTGGCTCATGCAATCCAGAAATTAGGCGGCAAAATTGGGGGGGCAATAATGCGAGAGTGGGAATTCACCGATGAGTTTGTTGAAGTTGCAGAAAGCTGGGCAAATCCTAATTATCGACCTGAACATGTTTGTTATGTCGACTTTATTCGTGTTGGTGCGATTGTAGAAGGTATTTTGCAGGTGTCGGATAAGTCTGCAGCGCTAAAGCAATATGAAGAAAAGGGGGTAATAAGAGAGGTGAATATGTTTGCTGATGACACTTATTTGCATGTACTCGAAGACGTTAAAACAATGTTTGCCTAA
- a CDS encoding dipeptidyl-peptidase 3 family protein produces the protein MKHSMISVAIALATGLTLTGCSEPSTSSEKPSAQTEQGQVDTKQSGYKLVNASQDRLDIYTPVTLETDLSHLNDNQKKMLALLIDASVIMDDLFWQQAFGEDKATFLSKISDEKVRQFADINYGPWDRLNGDQVFLSGFEEKALGAEFYPSDITKDELNNAEVKDKTGLYSVIRRDENGKLYSTSYSSAYKAELDKAAELLRQASKLAQDKEFANYLNLRADALVNNSYQASDFAWMDMKNNPIDVVIGPIETYEDQLFGYRAAFESYVLVKDLAWSERLAKFAAFLPELQTGLPVDDKYKQEVPGSDADLNAYDVIYYAGHSNAGSKTIAINLPNDEEVQLQKGTRRLQLKNAMRAKFDKILVPIADQLIVPEQRKHITFDAFFANTMFHEVAHGLGIKNTITGKGTVRQSLQEHASALEEGKADILGLYMVEQLLKKGEITEGTLEDYYITFMAGIFRSVRFGASSAHGKANMIRFNFFKEEGAFSKNTDGLYQVNMEKMGAAMEKLSNLILTLQGDGDYQKVDQLIATHGDIKAELQKDLDKLSKANIPVDVTFKQGKQVLGL, from the coding sequence ATGAAACACTCAATGATTTCGGTTGCAATCGCACTTGCAACAGGTCTCACCCTAACTGGCTGCTCTGAGCCATCAACCTCTTCTGAGAAACCTAGTGCACAAACTGAGCAAGGACAAGTTGATACTAAACAATCAGGCTATAAGCTAGTTAATGCATCTCAAGACCGGCTAGATATTTATACCCCAGTAACACTCGAAACAGACTTGAGTCACTTAAACGATAACCAGAAAAAGATGCTAGCTTTACTCATCGATGCTTCGGTTATTATGGATGATTTATTTTGGCAGCAAGCGTTCGGCGAAGACAAAGCAACATTCCTAAGCAAAATCTCAGACGAAAAAGTACGCCAATTCGCGGACATTAACTATGGGCCTTGGGATCGTTTAAATGGCGACCAAGTTTTTCTTTCTGGCTTTGAAGAAAAAGCACTGGGTGCAGAATTTTACCCAAGCGACATTACCAAAGACGAGCTAAATAACGCCGAAGTAAAAGATAAAACAGGATTGTATTCTGTTATCCGCCGCGATGAAAACGGCAAGCTATACAGCACTTCTTACTCATCCGCGTATAAAGCTGAATTGGATAAAGCCGCAGAGCTTTTACGCCAAGCAAGTAAACTGGCACAAGACAAAGAGTTTGCAAACTACTTAAACTTGCGTGCAGATGCGTTAGTCAATAATAGCTACCAAGCGTCTGATTTTGCTTGGATGGACATGAAGAATAACCCGATTGATGTGGTGATCGGCCCAATTGAAACCTATGAAGACCAGCTATTTGGCTATCGCGCCGCTTTTGAGTCTTACGTTCTGGTTAAAGACTTAGCGTGGAGTGAGCGTCTCGCTAAATTTGCCGCCTTCTTACCTGAGCTACAAACCGGCTTGCCTGTTGATGATAAATACAAGCAAGAAGTACCAGGCTCTGATGCCGACCTAAACGCATATGACGTCATTTATTATGCAGGCCATTCAAACGCGGGTAGTAAAACCATTGCGATTAACCTGCCAAATGACGAAGAAGTGCAACTCCAAAAAGGTACACGTCGCCTACAGCTTAAAAACGCCATGCGCGCAAAATTCGATAAGATCTTAGTACCAATTGCTGACCAACTTATCGTCCCTGAGCAACGTAAGCACATCACCTTTGATGCTTTCTTTGCTAATACCATGTTCCATGAGGTGGCCCATGGTCTAGGCATTAAAAATACCATTACAGGTAAAGGCACCGTGCGCCAATCACTGCAAGAACACGCCAGTGCACTTGAAGAAGGTAAAGCCGATATCCTAGGTCTATACATGGTCGAGCAATTGCTTAAAAAAGGCGAGATCACCGAAGGTACGCTTGAGGATTACTACATCACCTTTATGGCTGGTATCTTCCGCTCAGTACGTTTTGGTGCATCCAGTGCACATGGTAAAGCGAACATGATCCGCTTTAACTTCTTTAAAGAAGAAGGCGCATTTTCTAAGAACACGGATGGTCTATATCAAGTGAATATGGAAAAGATGGGCGCAGCGATGGAGAAACTGTCTAACCTTATCCTAACGCTACAAGGTGACGGCGACTATCAAAAAGTAGATCAACTGATCGCCACACACGGCGATATCAAAGCGGAACTGCAAAAAGATCTAGATAAGCTTTCCAAAGCGAACATTCCTGTTGATGTTACCTTTAAGCAAGGTAAGCAGGTGCTAGGACTGTAA
- a CDS encoding HIT domain-containing protein, which translates to MSFELAKELQRDCILITEWPLCSVLLMNDVQYPWFILVPRVVGAKEIIDLPESQQVQFWQESAKLSQLLQDTFTPDKLNVAALGNMVPQLHVHHIARFKTDIAWPKPVWGLYPAKPYSDEEIEQLKASFA; encoded by the coding sequence ATGTCATTTGAATTAGCTAAAGAATTACAACGAGACTGTATCTTAATTACCGAGTGGCCGCTGTGTAGCGTGTTGTTAATGAATGATGTTCAGTACCCTTGGTTTATCTTAGTCCCTAGGGTTGTGGGCGCGAAAGAAATTATTGATTTACCTGAGTCGCAGCAAGTTCAATTTTGGCAAGAATCGGCCAAACTTAGTCAGCTGTTACAAGACACCTTTACCCCAGATAAATTAAACGTGGCTGCGCTTGGTAATATGGTGCCACAACTACATGTGCACCACATCGCACGATTTAAAACTGATATTGCATGGCCAAAACCGGTTTGGGGGCTCTATCCAGCAAAACCCTACAGTGATGAGGAAATTGAGCAGCTAAAGGCGAGTTTTGCTTAA
- a CDS encoding S9 family peptidase — MHSRIKHYTIALPLALASVTASAEQLTLERLFDDPSLSGKAPVKLQFSPDGSRVTYLQGKKEDYNRYDLWEYNLKDNTNRLLVDSAALFSGPENLSDEEKARRERQRIFGRGILEYKWSKDGKALLFPLNGDLYYYEIASGKSKKLTETEAFETDARFSPKGNFVSFIREQNLYAINLKSGKETQLTKDGGGVIKNGMAEFVAQEEMSRMTGYWWSGDEQQIAFTRIDESPVQEAIRNEIYAEEVKLFNQRYPYTGTANVEIELGVVKINDQKVDWIDLGEDKDIYIARANWLKDNKTLSYQWQNRSQQKLELRFYDTKSKKQQVALTETSDTWINLHFDLEFLKDKKHFVWASERDGFKHLYLYRTNGQLVRQITKGDWIVESLQGIDEKKGIVYFSGRKDTPLESHLYSVPLFKDGDAKRITEKGSYHSVVLAKDNRTFIDKSSSVNRPPAVALRKVNGDFVTWLEENALNNEHPLTPYLSNLATPEYGTLKAEDGQTMYYRLFKPAKLENGKKYPVIVNVYGGPHAQRVTNSWRSKNLYFQYLAQQGYVIFQLDNRGSYNRGKKFEDPIYKHLGVVEVADQIKGVEFLRTLEYVDPERIGIYGHSYGGYMALMTMFKAGDYFKAGVSGAPVTDWALYDTHYTERYLGHPDTNAKGYEQSAVFPYADGLKGPLMIYHGMADDNVLFTHATKLFKQLQDEVKPFEMMTYPGSKHSLRGKKVQTHLHQTITDFFNRHFEVEAK; from the coding sequence GTGCACTCTCGCATTAAACACTACACCATCGCTCTTCCATTAGCACTTGCCTCTGTCACCGCTAGCGCAGAGCAACTAACGCTAGAGCGACTTTTTGACGATCCGTCTCTTTCAGGTAAAGCACCTGTAAAACTGCAATTTTCTCCTGACGGTTCTCGTGTTACTTATCTTCAAGGTAAAAAAGAAGACTATAACCGTTACGACCTTTGGGAATACAATCTCAAAGACAATACAAACCGCTTGTTGGTAGATTCTGCGGCACTATTTTCTGGCCCAGAGAACCTCTCAGATGAAGAAAAAGCACGTCGTGAGCGTCAACGTATTTTTGGCCGTGGTATTTTAGAATACAAATGGTCAAAAGATGGCAAAGCGCTACTTTTCCCACTCAATGGCGACTTGTACTACTATGAAATCGCTTCTGGTAAGAGTAAGAAACTAACGGAAACTGAAGCATTCGAAACCGACGCTCGCTTCTCGCCAAAAGGCAATTTTGTTTCTTTTATTCGTGAGCAAAACCTCTATGCCATTAATCTTAAATCGGGTAAAGAAACGCAATTAACTAAAGACGGCGGTGGCGTAATTAAAAACGGCATGGCTGAGTTCGTTGCTCAAGAAGAAATGAGCCGTATGACAGGCTATTGGTGGTCGGGTGATGAGCAACAAATTGCTTTTACTCGCATTGATGAAAGCCCAGTTCAGGAAGCCATTCGTAACGAAATCTATGCCGAAGAGGTCAAGCTATTCAATCAACGTTATCCATACACCGGGACTGCTAACGTTGAGATTGAATTAGGTGTTGTAAAGATCAATGACCAAAAGGTGGATTGGATTGATTTAGGCGAAGATAAAGATATCTATATTGCCCGTGCAAATTGGTTAAAAGACAATAAAACATTGTCATATCAGTGGCAAAATCGCTCACAGCAAAAACTGGAACTGCGCTTTTACGATACTAAAAGCAAAAAGCAGCAAGTCGCCCTAACCGAAACCAGTGATACTTGGATTAACCTACACTTTGACCTTGAATTCTTAAAGGACAAAAAGCATTTCGTTTGGGCATCTGAGCGCGATGGCTTTAAACACCTTTACCTGTACAGAACCAATGGCCAACTGGTGCGCCAAATCACTAAAGGCGATTGGATTGTTGAGAGCCTTCAGGGAATTGATGAGAAAAAAGGCATCGTATACTTCTCCGGCCGCAAAGACACGCCGCTTGAAAGCCACCTATACAGCGTACCACTTTTTAAAGATGGCGATGCAAAACGTATTACCGAAAAAGGCAGCTATCATAGTGTCGTACTGGCAAAAGATAACCGTACCTTTATCGATAAAAGCTCTTCTGTAAACCGTCCACCAGCGGTTGCGCTACGCAAAGTGAATGGTGACTTTGTGACTTGGCTTGAAGAAAATGCGCTGAATAACGAACATCCGTTAACGCCTTATTTGAGCAATCTAGCTACGCCAGAATATGGCACACTTAAAGCGGAAGATGGTCAAACTATGTATTACCGCTTATTTAAGCCAGCAAAGCTTGAAAACGGTAAGAAATATCCTGTTATTGTGAACGTGTATGGCGGACCTCATGCACAACGCGTGACCAACAGCTGGCGTAGTAAAAACTTGTACTTCCAATATCTTGCCCAGCAGGGTTATGTGATTTTCCAATTAGATAACCGAGGTTCTTACAACCGTGGTAAAAAGTTTGAAGATCCAATCTACAAGCACTTAGGTGTAGTGGAAGTGGCTGACCAAATTAAAGGCGTTGAGTTCTTACGTACACTAGAGTACGTCGACCCTGAGCGTATCGGTATTTATGGTCACAGCTATGGTGGTTATATGGCGCTGATGACAATGTTTAAAGCAGGCGACTACTTTAAAGCTGGTGTCTCTGGTGCGCCAGTAACAGATTGGGCTCTATATGACACCCATTACACTGAGCGTTACTTGGGTCACCCAGATACAAATGCTAAGGGCTATGAGCAAAGCGCGGTGTTCCCTTATGCTGATGGACTAAAAGGCCCGCTGATGATCTATCACGGTATGGCGGACGATAACGTGCTATTTACCCATGCAACGAAACTATTTAAGCAGTTGCAGGACGAGGTTAAGCCATTTGAAATGATGACTTACCCTGGATCGAAGCACAGTTTACG